The sequence TTTACTTAGTTTATTAAATAGATAAACTTTCTTTTGGTACATATTTATGTAATCACGTCTGACTTAGAAAACAGAGGAAAAAGACTTCTTTTCGCCTATCTCATCGTCAGCCCAACACTTAAGCGTTGATACAAAGACAACCTCTGTAGACAAAcactgtaatatatatatatatatatatatatatatatatatatatatatatatatatatgtatatacatatatatatatgtatatacatatatatatgtatatacatatatatatatatgtatatacatatatatatatatgtatatatatatatataaacaaatcaATTTATCTTTTGAGAATCATGTCACTAAATCACTTGCAACACTTGCAAATGATCACACATTCTTCCAACTTCCAACAAAATTTGGCAGGGGAATAACAAAGTGGATGTATATGTTCCTGCAAAGAGACCCTATTTACACCTTTTCTTGTTTTTTATTCAGTCAAGGTTAAAAAAACATCTGACGCATATCAACCATTGTATGCGGACTTGAAATGACATTCATCAACTGTAGAATAAATGTAGCCCACATCCACAAGATAGTTAATTGCATTGCTGCATTGGAAGATGGAAAATAAACATCACAGATCCTACCTTGGAATGTTGAAATTAAGATGAAATAAGAGACTCACATGACCGTATTCTTCGGTATCCCCAATTTTCTGACAATCTCATCAACGTGCAAACCATTTTCACGGCCTCTGATAACAAAACATCTTTAGGTCAGGAAATCAAAAGCAACGTCTGGGATATAGGGACGGGCACATCGACTAAAGTAAGTTCATAAGAAAAAGAATTTAAAGGTAATTACACAAGATTTGTGTCTAATGTCTCTGTGGTAGTCATACAGAATACGAATTGTCACAAAGAAGAGTGAGACTATTGAGTTGCTGGATAGAGACTTCAAAAAGAAATTAAGGGAGGACAGAAGTGAAAACAACCAAATACAAAAGAACAAATGCATTAATTTCCATGAGATGGcacaaaagaaaaacaataataCTATAGGAGGTAATTGCTTATATGCTGGCTTTCAGCAGGTGACAGATAACCATAACtaattaaaaaatagaaaaaataagtgAAACGAACAGTTCTCTTGTAGAAAGAGCCTAGTAATGCAATTGCTTCCAAATCACAATGGAGAGACCAGCGAGTATAAAGCAATACAAATATACATACATCCATATCTAGATAATAAGGAAATATCTACACACAGCACAAGCAACAAGTTTTGCCTGCTTCGGCACCTTAATGACGTTTTAGAATAGAAGTTAATGTAGAGAGAGACCATAAGCAACATAGCAAGAAACAATTTATAATAGACTTCTTCAAGATTTCATTTTCTGcaggttcatatatatatatatatatatatatatatatatatatatataacaacgcAGATGAGTAGCATAACTTACAGGTTTGCTGGCTCTTGGAAAACCCCCCAAACAATGTTGCAAATGTTGTTCCCAGGTCCATCCATGGCTACATAAGCAGAAAACTGACCAGGAAAGCCAAGGATGGTCACCCAAATTGCTAGTGTCTCATGAATCTTTGGTAAACTAATAAAGCTCAGTCATactagaaagaagaaaagaaattgaGTTTTAGGACAAGTCACTTGGTGGGAAAAAGGAGCTGGGTATTCTTTCGCTCCATTAGGAAAAGATGAGGCCGCAGTTAGATTTGTTGGTATCTGAGCAGAACTTCCTCCCTGttcaaatgaaaagaaaaggacaTTGATTCAAGCTTTTCAACCATTTGAACGGTTAATGTCTAGACACACAGGCATCACCACAAAAGATAGGATATATTGCATATCACTATTTTCTGTAAGCTACATGGTGGATATGTTAGCACGAAGGCATTATCACAATTTCAAATGTGTTTCGCAAGTACCATTATTTTCTTGACATCCATATGTACAAATATGCATTCGATGAAGTGGAGCACAACCTCATTGAAGTCATTCACAGGCCTGAAAAGAAAAGGTATACCGAGGGTGTAATTTCTCCCAACAAAATGATGCAACAGATTGAAATTGCATGGTTCTGTAAAtaaggtttttttttctttgaactgCAGTATGCAATTCATGATTTCCTCACTAATATAGGAATATCCACTAGTTGAACTCTTCAAATAACAAACCGTCAAGAAGAACCTAAATACAGTATAATCTACCTGGTTTCTTTACCCTACATTTCAACCAAACTAAGCAAGCAAGCAGATAGTGCTAAATAAGTATCCtaatggggaaaaaaaaaaggaaaggaagaggcTGATCATGATTGAAGAATCTAAAATTCCAGCTTTTTATCATAGTTGTTCGGCTACATATAGACAATTCTGATACAGATTTCCACAAACCAAGGGAAGATGCCATCACTCAATCAAAGTAGGCAAATCAAAATTATCAATATCCTTGGGACTGTGTGCATTGAATTTTTGATGGTCTACAAGCCTCAAAGTTTGAAATGGCACTAATGAAAGATTCTCTTTACTCGAGACTGCCAAACTGAAGATGGATGTGATAACTGTAGGTTTATCAAATTAAGTCACGTCAAACATTAATCATGGCCAATGTTTAATCAActtaaaaaacagaatactaagaTTACAGGGCCTCTACATATTATCATACTAAAGACTTTGTTGTCAATTGGTTGATTACAAGTACATCTATTCTTACACAACATCAACATTGTTGTCTCATCAAATTCTAGAATCATGGAGCACAACACAAAGCCTTCCAGAAAAGGAATGATCACTGTAAAACCCATTATCTAACTTATTACCATTTAGTAGTTATGTGAATTTCCTAGTCTCTGGATCATTCAAGGTATATGTAGTGAATTAGTCTTTCATCCTTCTGAGTATTACGTAACATAGGTTTACCTTGTTATAACAGACAGATTTGAGAAATAAAGGTGAGAACAGACAAGGATCATAAGAACAACTATACATACTCCCTAGGCAGTTCATTTATTCTATACCACACATATAACACAAGATCCTTGTATTGACAGGGATAGACCACTAGGAAGCAAAACAAATAGCAAGCCCTGATAGCGCTTATGGTTTTTGTAGCATGTTTGTAAGCAACAATTATTCAGCAAGCAGAAGCTACATGGAGTCTAGGGAATATAGTTAAGACTTAATATACACCAAAGGAATGTAGCTAAATTATAGCATTCAACAAAAAGATAATGGTTAAACCAAAGTAAAATACGAAGATTAGAACAGCACATAAACGTCACAGCATACAAGAAGATTCAGGTGTCTTACCGAACCGAAAATGCAGATGCATGCCTTTTGCTGTGGAATCCTTTCAAATGACCATGAACTTTTACATAAATCCCGTTTCTTTAGCATCAAAAAGAGTATACCAACATAAAGTAAGGCTCTTATTAGAAAgactaagacattaaaatattcttaattgGAAAAAGAACCATTACGCAGCACCTACTGGATAGCTGTCACTTCATTCGCATCAGGGGCTTCATTAATCCTATAGAATCGGTCAGCAAGAAGTACGTACCAACATCATTGTTCAgtttatgaaaaataaattaaacaaaaattacaTGAGAAAATGATCACCATCTATTGATGTCAATCCGACCGGTTCCATCATCAAGTGTGAAGGTGACATCAGTGACCCTCTCCACCTTATTCATCACCAATCCCAAAAGCCGAACCTACAGTCGCCCAATCAAACCCCAGTCGATTCACTGTTAGCTCCGGATAAGGGGTTTTAAGAGGTAGGGTTTGATTGAGAAAGATCAAGGATCGGATCACATTAGTGACATCAATTCCATCAATGGAGAGCGCGGATTTGTCGACGCCGGAGTGGTAGGCAGCGGCAATCTGCTTCGCCGTCAGCGGGAGCACTCCTTGAGACCCACGATTCTGCGACGAGCAGCGGCGATGGGAGTGTTAATGCCATAGATCGAGAAAGGGAGGATCCGTGAGGTACCTTGGCGGGGGATAAGGGGTCGGCGGCGATCTGGGTGCCCGGAGTGGGCATGAAAGCGGTTCCGGTGAAGAGGCGAGGCGGAGCTCCATGGATCTGCCTCTGTATCATTGCCGCTATTTCTATGAAGAGATTCAACGGAAAAGCTGCGCCTAAACGCAGGTTGTAAGGAAGAGGAACGACGAGAAACGATCGACTCCTAAAATGCGTAAGCATCGGATGGCGGGAGAAGTGgagtatttattttatatataggaGTGCAAATTACTTATATACCCctctacatgtatatatatatatatatatatatatacactaaaaATTAAGAACTAAATATATAACATCACCAACCAGTGCAAAAAGGGACCAATAAACCCAATCAAACAGGGTTAAGTAGGCATTCCAAAACCTCCACTGAGTTGAGACACTAATGATGCAACACAAACAAAGACCAACAGTTTGTATACTTGATGTTTAAGGATATTAAACACACAGACTTCATATCATTAATTACTTACAACCATGACACAATGAAAAACTGCAACCATGATTGATGGCAGCTAAAGGCCAAGTAGCAATGCATTTTTCTTGTCACTATCTTAGCAATGATCCATAGTAGCACTCGAACTCTGTAAAAATGCATAATATAATAGGGAATCAAAGtatttaagaaaatattaagTAAATAGGATATTCATATTACAGGGAAGAGCTGTTTATGTCATACAAAAAGCAAACTGTGACTATTTTGATTGCTTTTGGAGAGATGAGTTGATAAATGTTCAAAGACAGTTCACATCACTGATACCCAAAGGAGCAAATATCAACATGCAAACAATGGAAAACATTTGCAGAGGAACTTATTTATTGTATATTCTATCCCCCTAAAATGGACTGACCACTGCCCAAAGGACCAATTTGTCAGTAATGCATTGACTGCTTCGAAGCATTGATACACTATCATAAACTGCATTCATCAGACATGTTTTTAACTCTATAATCCACACACCAGTGTTGAAAAAGTTTGCTGCTGCATGACAAAAACACAATAACAGTTTCAGAAATAAGCAAATGAAAGGAAGAAATGGAGACAATAATTTACTTCACTGAGATAATAATTTACCTCACTGGTAAGTTATTAGACAGAATGTCCTCTATGGACGAGCTCTTTTGGTTTATTGACTTTACTACTTTCCTTATCCTGCAACCAGAAGAAATTTGGAAACTCAGACTCAAATCCTTGAGCCATCAAGCTGTGCAGATTCATATAGGATTTGTCTTGTTTCGTACATCTAATATCAGATTAAATCATTCATCATACAGAGGGATGATATATGTTACAAGTACATCTAAACCCAAATTACAAAGTTGAGGATCGGACAATAACATCCATTGGTCCTCAAAGATCATGCAAGATACATTTGGGAAGGAAACTTTGTGGTAAAAGAAAAGGCAAGCATTATGTGCTGCCTGTGCCCTCTTGCCTAGGTACCTCAAAATTCTCAAACTTATCACTCTGCACTTTATTAAAAGCTGAAAAAACATGTTTTAATTACATACATAAAGCACAAGAAATCATGAATACTCATCACAGGAATATAGTTAATGATTCTAAGTAAATGGAACCAAATGAATATTGCAAATGCAGACACCTCAGTTGACTCAGAGACCTTCCCATAAACATGCATGGGAAACCAAGAACTTGGGTCAAAAGAACATCAAGTGTTAGAATACAATTAGATCAAGTCCGCAAATGCACTACTTTtgtcataaaaaacataatatgccaacatttccatattgcttttatcTGACATTTCATGCATCAAGATGGacaaaatcaataaaatttcTGAGATGTTTATGAAATCTTtgctcattcaaatttaactgGAAGTCCATCCAATACTGACCTCTCCATGCAGGCTAGAAACCTCCGTACTTGTAAACTTTTACATGAACATATTGGGAGGAAATCAAACTTCCCTACTCCAACTGCTAATAAACCAATCAtagattatatatacatatgcgaaTGTATACATGGATGtgtatatagatagatatatacatgTCTTTTCATTTTTTGAACTTTCCCAAGCACATTCACAAATTGAGATGCTTGACTATTTTAGAACTGCTTTATTTACCTCAAGATGCATGGCCATATTTGTCCCACCTCTAAAATTtctgtaaattacaaacaaaaaCAACTTGGCATATCTCCAGGCAAAACACACATCAGACAGTACAAAGACACAGTAATTGCATTCACATATATAGATAACAGCATGAGATGTTTTTCTTATCAGCATATTATCAGCTCATCAACCCTTGCTGATCACTGGTGTGTGGAAAATATATAAGATCTCCAGATTTATGAATTTGCACTTCATTTACCAAGCTTGAATACATTGAAGATGTTGTCACAATTATGAATGGTTTTTTTTGTCAAATCCTCAAATGAAAAAGGGgaaagaacaaataaaaaaacCACATGATGTACCTCGAGCAAGAACTATTGATAGCATGAGATACAAATTATCATAGCCAAGGCATTTGACCATATACGTGAACAATCAGAGCAAGTTGCAAACATCTGTTTGTATAACTCAAAAAAGATTTCTAGATTGAAAATAAATCGAGTAATTGCTCTAGGAAACAAGTCCAAGGAATAAAATTATAACCACTGAAGAGAATAACAAATTAAAAATCAGCATACACAAAGCAAAATAATGACAAATATTAATTAGTTTAATAGCATATCCACATCCACAACAACTAAAAGAGCATTACAAGGCAAGAGGCAAGAGACAAAAGAGCAATAACCTTCTCATTGTGCTCGTGGTATTCATTCAACGCCCACTGGTACTTGGAATGGTTTAACCCAAACCAATCCGCCAAGAAATCGTCCAACTTTGAATGCGCTGTGAGCCAAAACCAAAAAATTATGGGAATGAAAGAACCTATTATACCACCGAAGTTAAATAGTTCAACAAGATACCATCTTGTACTTCGGCGACGGCGTCCCAGAAGAACCCGAACACGGACCCAGATGACGTGGAGACTGGCTTCTCAAACCGCAGAGGTGGGACCTGAaccggtggcggcggcagcagcggagaAGGAGCCTTAGCCGGCAAAGGAGCATCCTTGTCAGGATTGTTGGCGCGAAGGCTCGGGGCAGGGCTCGCAATGGGGGATCTTGGGAGCTCGGATGGCGTCCGAGTCGTAGGCGGGGTAATGAAGATGGTGTAGCACCCGGCCTTCCCgatcagcggcggcggcggcggtgtccGCGGTGCGGCCATGACGACGCTGAAAAGACCAGCAGGTAGCGATCGAAGGCACGGTGGAAGCGAGGGTGTCGCGTTGTGGGACCGGTGTGGGAgaagagaggggaagaggaggcTCGTGGGTAAGCTGTAGCCGCAATTGGCGAAGGGTAGAGAGGCAAAAAGCGTGACCTTTTCACCTACgttctctcgctcgctcgctcggtcGCTCGCTCTGGCTGTGGGACCGAAGATAGGGCTTGGGTTGGCAGAAATAACGAAAATGTCCGCTGATGGAAGGATTTGCGGTATGCGTTTCACCGTGGGGTGTGGTCTGGAAATCCAAGGGTGCGGATCGCCTGTCTCATCTAACGCACGGAACATCTTCTCTAACCAATCGCCAAGGTATTAGACACCAACATCCGTGTAGGACCCGCTGCACCTTGTGAGAGCAAACTCAGCATCTGCTGCCCCGGGCGAGGCAGGAAAACCCCTTCGCAACGAGGGTTCCCCATCTGTTGATGAACTCGAATCAAAATGGCGAATGTATCTGAACACAACAATTGAATGACTTCCAAAACCAAATGAAGTGCATCGTTAATTTCTGTTTACAAATcaaattcatgataaaattaaacTTGTCCAAAGGTTTCAAAAGAGAGGGATAAAAAGTATTATTCCTCCAGCAGGATTGAATCAATCAAGGTGATTATTGATCTATGGATCAGTCGCATGATGGTTTGGCCAAAGAACAagcatagaatatatatatatatatatatatatatatatatatatatatatagacttgCAAGGAAACAAAGATCAAACATGCAAATGGTTTACCAGTGGGTAGATCGGATGAGTCATGTTAACGTAAGACTACTAATATACAGAGGCATGCGTGAGACTTCCAGTGTGGTGGAAAGCTCGGGTTGGGCCCAGCGGAAGAGAATGAGCGGTCGACACGCGACCCGACGACTGGCAGACCAAAAAGATACACCTAGAAAATGTGGCCAAAGGCCATGTGATGGACCCCATCATTTCACATTCACTCATGTGATGGTTGCCAAGCAAATGCAACAAAGAACAGAGAAAATAACAAGCGAAAATAGTCACCAAGGCATCAATTTTGTCACAGAGAGTATAGTATAGGGAAACGATAAAAATGATAGCACACAAACATTAAGAACCGATTCAGCATGCATATGAAACAAATAGATTTGTGATTCAAAGAAGTGATTACTTAAAATGACACCGTAAACAACAATATATAAACATCAAGAAATGGAACTCAGCCAATGGACAGGACATGGAGGACAGTACTGAATGTGCACGGGCAAACCGCTTTAAGTTTAGCAATAGAATAGTAGAGGTacgagaaataaaataaaaattacagcAAGTAGTAGTTAGAGAACTATAAAGATGTTCATAATTTCTACACGATATCTGACAGTAATGTCTTATGTCCGGACTAAAAGGGAAACTAATTCAGGACTATAATTTGTTTCATGAAGATGCATAATTTCTTGTGAGCAGGACATGATATTTGTTTTCATCTAGTGAATGTAATGCATAAGCTATTCTAGTAGACCTTCAAAATGACTTACAGAAGATCTCTTATTAAATGGTGGAGCTGAAGAGAGACAGTTCGTGCAACTCGCTCAGCATCCATTCTTCTCCGGTTTGGCCACCGAGTACTATCGCTCTTGTTCCTCCAACAACACAAGTACTGTGTCCCCAAGCAAATTGAGGTGGTCGACTGGGTACATTGAGTATTCTCCATGTAGGTGTCTCTTCAGTTGGATCCAAGAGATAAAGTTGTGAAGCTGAGTGAAGGCCTGCAACAGATCCACCGAATATTAGGATTCGACTGCCAGGAAGGCTGACAGCTACGTGATCAAGGCGTGGTGGCGGACCAATTCCAGCAGGATTTCCGGCACCTGGCATTCCACTACCAGTAATGGACCTCCAGCATGGTTCATCTTCGCTGAGATCCATGGTGAACACATCACTTGACCGCAACCTGAGAGGCCCACTCTTGGCCAGACCACCAAACATCAGTATTTTCCTGCCATCATACACTGATAGCGAGTGACCCAACCTAGAAGGAGGTGTCCATGATGCCGGTATCTCTCTCCATACAGGTTTCTCCATGGTGACATCCAATAGGTATGTGTCACTAAGAAGTATACCAGAATCAGCACAGCCTCCTGAAACAACCAACTTTGTGCCGTCGAGGGTGCAAGAGCTGTGCCAGGACCTGGGCACAGGTGGTGCGATGCCAGAGATCTCACGCCACGCTGGATGTTGGGCATCCAGATCCAATATGAAGACATCATTCAGCAAGCCCTGCCTGCCGCAACCACCAAATACAACCAGCCAAGATCCATTTAAGCATGACAACGTATGGCCCCACCGACCAGGAGGGGCAGACGTCACATTGACATGTCTCCACTCTGGATTACTGACATTTAGATCCAATACAAAGGTATCATTCATCGGCTGCATATTAACACCTTCCCCACCAAAAAGAACAACTCGGTTCCCAACAGCACAAGCACTGAAATTGCAACGGGATGGCTCCACAGCACCTCCAACTGTCAATTTCCTCCATGAAACTGCTTCAAGGGTGGTCAATTCCCTTGCAAGTCTTCCCCATCCAAGTCTTCTGGCTTCAGGTATAGTCTCCAGTGCAAGAGTAGTTTCGCTGCCCCATGCATTCTGACATACCATTCTCCAGAGATCCTCGTTCTTTGTTAACTCATAGAGCTTCGTGCAGACAGAACCAACAGATGCAATATCTCTTGGTGACAACCTTGACAGAATCTTCTGACATAATACCTCATCACCCATTTGTAATAAGCTGCAAAATTCACGACAGATGTGTCCATGCCCTGTCGAGATAGGTCTGCTCAAGGGGTTGGTGGGAAAACGATCAGAAGGTTTCACAACTGCCTTTGTCATAGGGCTAGGAAGAGATCCCAGATCAACATCTGTGTCAGTGAAGAACTGAACGCACATATAATGGGTTATTGTCTCATCATCACCATAGATCGGTGTTAGCTGTAATCTGTTCATCAATGGGGAACCATCCTTCCTAAAGTTCAACAGATCACCTTGGAACTCAATGCCCTCCTCAAGACATCTTCGTATTTCAGCAACCACTGCAGCATCTACTAAAGGATGCCTCCTTTGAGCAAATGGTCCTCTGCATTGCAAGAATCGGCTGGAAGAATACATTGAAACAATACTTTGAGTTTATGCTAATATATGCAGGCAGTCAGATATACTGTCAATGTGCATGTTCCCTAAAAAAGATCAATTAATTTTGAAAAGAATGTCTTCAATCTAAAAAGAAATACATatagacatacatatatatatgtatatacatatgtatatgtatatacatatgtatatgtatatgtatatgtatatgtatatgtatatgtatatgtatatgtatatgtatatacatatatacatatacatatatacatatacatatacatatacatatatacatatacatatacatatacatatatacatatatacatatatacatatatacatatatacatatatacatatatacatatatacatatatacatatatacatatatacatatatacatatatatatatatatatatatgtacctgGTAAAGAACCAACATGAAATGTGATTAATAAAGTGAAAAGTGGAAGGGAAGTTGACTATAATTTATATTGACAGAAAAATAACAAGAACTAAATTTTGATGACATATAAGAGCGATACAGTGTGAGTGTGCTTCCCACAAAACATTCCAGCAGGAACCTACCAGAAACAGAAATCTAGAACTATTCCATTGTTTGGCATCCAGGCAATTACAACGAAGATATGTAATAGGACAAAATGACCAAAAAGATCAGAAATGTTAGAAAAGAAGCACAGACATGCTTCTGGCCATGACCAGCCATGATGCCAAAATTATTATCGTAACAATCATCTGAAGCACATTGAATCTGATGCAGACAAGAAAACAAAGGAATTCACAAGAAAGACAAGACCTGCATATTCCTCTAGATAGCTACCATTATGATGGAACTTGTAGAGACACACCAGAATCTGATCTCATATAACACATGCTGATTGTACTTAGATAATACAATCTGATACCCCACGATAGCGCAGATGGGCATAGGTTGCACATTTCAAGTACTCCTCTATGGGAACTTGGCCCATGTTGTTACGGACTGGGGTTGTGACATTCGATATGTTGTGACTACCATAATCTTATTCATATCTACAGAAGCATTGACATTCTCCAGAATCATTTCATAATTCAGCAACAAACTTGAAGACTTGAACATAAAACTCTCAGGAACCATCTATTACACTTTACTATTTTGTAACTTTCTCAAAGCACAAACATGTAATGTATAATTTATATCGTTAACAAGTTGCAAgccagaaaaataaaaattctgcCATGATGGATGAAGGAAAGAGAGAAATTTGtcccaaaaaaaagagaaaattttcaagaagtgCTCTGTAAGAAATGACCAAAGAAACTCCTGTATAATCGCTAGAAGTTGTTGCTTTCAAGGCCAAGCCTGTGAGAGTCTGTCATAATTCACCCTGAAGAAGCTGAGAAGAAATGGGGAGAGTTTATAAGAAAAAGTATCTGGCCTACATGAGCTACCCTCCCATCACCGTTTACACGCCTCAAATGTTTTGTGTCTGGTCATAAGCACTCGCTACTTGACTACCAATCCCTCCCAATGGCTCCACCCTCATACCTTCATCCCATCCCTCCCTCCAAGCCATGCCCACAACTTACCTTGGAACGAAATAAGGACTCGAAGTTAAAAATGAAAGAATAATAAAAAAGACAAGAGAGGAGTATAGATTATACCATTTTGGCGTGCAAGATAAAGGATGAAAGAGAAATGCAAGAATGGAAATTTTCCAATTGACATAGATCCTATTAGACATTATAAGCCAAACAAACTAAAGAATAGCATATCATAATCCTAAGGCCAATAAAGAAGTTTACGAGGAAGGGAACTTAAGTACTATGCAAAATAAGTTATGCCGCATTTTCTTACAATCCATATTATCATATTTTCCCATAAATCTTTAGGACTCTTAAAAGGCATTCATCCACAGTCAAATGATAGTAACAATCATCCTTAGTTCCACCAGTGGAATACTAAAGCATATGCTTCAACAAAAGTGATCAAAACCTATACCCTATATTAAACACAAGAACGAGTCAATTATGTCAAGTGGTCTTCAGCTGCAAAAAGTGCTGCAATGAATGTCACTATAATATCACAACCTCTTCATCCTTCAAATTTATGTTCTTCTACCGATTTGTACTTTTAAAGGTGTA comes from Musa acuminata AAA Group cultivar baxijiao chromosome BXJ3-3, Cavendish_Baxijiao_AAA, whole genome shotgun sequence and encodes:
- the LOC135586046 gene encoding replication protein A 32 kDa subunit A-like isoform X1 → MLTHFRSRSFLVVPLPYNLRLGAAFPLNLFIEIAAMIQRQIHGAPPRLFTGTAFMPTPGTQIAADPLSPAKNRGSQGVLPLTAKQIAAAYHSGVDKSALSIDGIDVTNVRLLGLVMNKVERVTDVTFTLDDGTGRIDINRWINEAPDANEVTAIQNGIYVKVHGHLKGFHSKRHASAFSVRPVNDFNEVVLHFIECIFVHMDVKKIMGGSSAQIPTNLTAASSFPNGAKEYPAPFSHQFSAYVAMDGPGNNICNIVWGVFQEPANLGRENGLHVDEIVRKLGIPKNTVINAINYLVDVGYIYSTVDECHFKSAYNG
- the LOC135633543 gene encoding adagio-like protein 1, producing MRLPGRRRRMEWDGEQGRPSGGGEGEEEEAEAEAKEEEGEVEKEGGFLVNDGSSVFSFAVESMLQSAAACGLVVTDALELDHPIIYVNRGFEEATGYRAEEVLGRNCRFLQCRGPFAQRRHPLVDAAVVAEIRRCLEEGIEFQGDLLNFRKDGSPLMNRLQLTPIYGDDETITHYMCVQFFTDTDVDLGSLPSPMTKAVVKPSDRFPTNPLSRPISTGHGHICREFCSLLQMGDEVLCQKILSRLSPRDIASVGSVCTKLYELTKNEDLWRMVCQNAWGSETTLALETIPEARRLGWGRLARELTTLEAVSWRKLTVGGAVEPSRCNFSACAVGNRVVLFGGEGVNMQPMNDTFVLDLNVSNPEWRHVNVTSAPPGRWGHTLSCLNGSWLVVFGGCGRQGLLNDVFILDLDAQHPAWREISGIAPPVPRSWHSSCTLDGTKLVVSGGCADSGILLSDTYLLDVTMEKPVWREIPASWTPPSRLGHSLSVYDGRKILMFGGLAKSGPLRLRSSDVFTMDLSEDEPCWRSITGSGMPGAGNPAGIGPPPRLDHVAVSLPGSRILIFGGSVAGLHSASQLYLLDPTEETPTWRILNVPSRPPQFAWGHSTCVVGGTRAIVLGGQTGEEWMLSELHELSLFSSTI
- the LOC135586046 gene encoding uncharacterized protein LOC135586046 isoform X2; translation: MFRALDETGDPHPWISRPHPTVKRIPQILPSADIFVISANPSPIFGPTARASDRASERENVGEKVTLFASLPFANCGYSLPTSLLFPSLLPHRSHNATPSLPPCLRSLPAGLFSVVMAAPRTPPPPPLIGKAGCYTIFITPPTTRTPSELPRSPIASPAPSLRANNPDKDAPLPAKAPSPLLPPPPVQVPPLRFEKPVSTSSGSVFGFFWDAVAEVQDAHSKLDDFLADWFGLNHSKYQWALNEYHEHNEKDKESSKVNKPKELVHRGHSV